The nucleotide window AAGACCTTCTCATTAAGATAACGGTGCACAACCGCGGGCCCAAGCGCGCCACCGTACAGGTGCTGCCGCAGCTGTGGTTTCGCAACACCTGGAGCTGGGAATACGGTGCCCCGCGTCCGCATATGCACCAGTCGCAGCCGGGCGCGGTGCACGCCGAGCACCCGCTGTTGGGCCACTATCACCTCTACTGCGAAAACACGCCCCGACTACTGTTCTGCGAAAACGACACCAACGGCGCCCGTATCCACGGCCAGCCCGACGAGGGCGCGGGCCGCTACTTCAAGGACGGCATCAACGACTTTGTGGTGGAGGGCGACGAAGACGCCGTGAACCCGGCCCAGGAAGGCACTAAAGCTGCCGCTCAGTATGTGCTGAGTGTGGGTTCGGGCGAGGCCCGCACCGTGCGCCTGCGCCTGAGTCAGCCCTGGCAGGATGCGCCCTTCGATGGGTTCGACCACCTGTTTTGGACGCGCGAGCAGGAAGCCAACGAGTTCTACGAGTGCCTGCAGGAAGCCCTGCCCGCCCAGGCCGGCCCCGATGCCCGCAACGTGCAGCGTCAGGCCTTTGCGGGTATGCTCTGGAGCAAGCAGTACTACTACTATGACGTAAGCAAGTGGCTCGATGGCGACCCGGCCGGGGAGAATGTGTCGGGTGACCACCGGCGGCGGGGGCGCAACAGCAACTGGCGCCACCTCTACAACGCCGACATCATTTCCATGCCTGACAAGTGGGAATATCCCTGGTACGCGGCCTGGGACCTGGCCTTCCATTGCGTGCCGCTGGCTATGGTAGACGCGGAGTTTGCCAAAAACCAGCTGCGCCTGCTGGTGCAGGACCGCTACATGCACCCCAGCGGGCAGCTGCCGGCCTACGAGTGGAACCTGAACGACGTGAACCCCCCGGTACACGCCTGGGCCACCTGGCGCGTGTATCAGATGGACCGCAAGCTGAACGATGGCCGGGGCGACCGGGCCTTTCTGGAATCGGTGTTTCATAAGCTGGCCCTGAACTTTACCTGGTGGGTAAACCGCAAGGACCGCGACGAGCGCAACATCTTCGAGGGCGGCTTCCTGGGGCTCGACAACATTGGCGTGTTCGACCGCTCGGCCCCCTTGCCCACCGGCGGCAAGATCGAGCAGAGCGACGGTACCAGCTGGATGGCCATGTTTGCGCTGAACATGATGCGCATGGCCCTGGAGCTGGCCAAAACCAACCCCGTTTACCAGGAAATGGCTGGCAAGTTCTTCGAGCACTTCCTCTACATTGCCGATGCCATGACCCGCGGCGGCGACGGGCGCTTCAACCTCTGGGACGAGGAAGACGGCTTCTACTACGACGTGCTGCACACCCCCGACGGCGTGCGCACCCGCCTGAAAGTACGCTCCATTGTGGGCCTGATTCCACTTTTTGCGGTGGAGGTGATTGACGAGGAGCTGCTGAACGCCATGCCGGAGTTTACAGCGCGGGCCCGCTGGCTTATCGACAACCGGCCACACCTGGCCCAGCTGGTGAGCCGCTGGCAGGAGCCTGGCAAGGGAGCCCGCCACCTGCTGGGGCTGTTGCGCCGCTCCCGCCTCAAGCGCCTGCTGGCCCGCATGCTCGACGAAACCGAGTTCCTGGCCGACTATGGCATCCGGGCTCTATCGCGCCATCACCTGGAGCACCCTTACGTGTTCAACACCCCCGAGGCCGACTTTACGGTGCAGTACGTGCCGGGCGAGGCCGAGAGCAGCATGTTCGGCGGCAACAGCAACTGGCGCGGCCCCATCTGGTTTCCTATCAACTACTTGATTATTGAGTCGTTGCAGAAGTATTTCTTCTACTACGACAACAAGTTCAAGGTAGAGTACCCCACGGGCTCGGGCAACTATATCAACCTGCAGGAAGTAGCCACGGAACTGGCCGGGCGGCTTACCAATCTGCTACTGAAGGACAAAAATGGCCGCCGCCCCGCTTTCGGCCAGGATGAGCTCCTGCAGACGGACCCCAATTTCAAGGACTATCTGCTTTTCCACGAGTACTTCCACGGCGACGATGGCCACGGTCTCGGCGCCAACCACCAAACCGGCTGGACCGGCCTTATCGTGCGCCTCCTGCAACTGCGGACGTATGAGTAGGCAGGCAATTGCAGCATATAAGTGCCTGCTACAGTCTGCTCAATGCTACAAAAAAGCCCGGCGGCGCGAGCTGCTGGGCTTTTTGTGGGGTAAAATGGGCCGTTAGTTCAGCCCGGGCAGAGTAGGAGTAGCTACATACCGGCTGGGTTAATTCTGGTGCTCTGCCAGGTAGCGGAGACTAGCGGCCAACTCGGGAGAGCCGCGAAACACGAGCTGCCCGTTCTTGAGGCCCCCGGCGTAAACTTCTACTTCGGAGGCGCACGGGGTGACAAATACCCGCACTACTTCGCGGGAGCCGGCCCGCACGTAGGTAGTGCCCGGCTTTTCATCAGCATTAGGCCAGGCTATTCGGTAAAACCCCGCATTAGCCAACTGCACGTCAAGCATATAGATGTATGTAAATGTTTGGCTGCAAAAGCCAAAGGTCTGGTGGATAGTTCCGGATACGCATATTTTATAGGTTAAGAATAGATGAAGTTGGATGTAGCGGGGACATTAGAAAGCAATTTGCTGATCTGCAACGCCGTGCTCTACGCGAATTAATTGGTGTAAAATCTGGCTCCAGAGGCTCCAGAAAGGTTTCTGGCCACTCAGCTCTTCGCACAAAAACCAGGGGCCGCCTGATTCCCCAACAGGGCACTGGCTCAGGAAAACTAGTTCGCGGAGAGGGCGCAGTCGAGGGCAGGGGCCTGAGCCGGCACGTGGTTGCGGCCTACCACGGCAAACACCCGCTGTCCGGCGCGGGCTTTGTCGGCAATGAGGCGGTACATGTATTGGTTACGAAATTCGCTGGAAGCGCGGTTGATGTCGTTGGTGAACTTGCCGCCGGTGCTAGCCGAAGAAGCCGCCGGATCGAACCAGGCGGCGGGTGCTTCCCACCAGTTGCCGCCATCGGGCCAGTACTTGCGGTAGGCCGCCGCCAGCTCCGGCACCGTCCGAATAACCTGGTCGGAGCCGGGCAGTATCTGGGCGCTTTTGGCCAGCAAGGCTTCCATAGCTTTGGTAATCTGCTCGGGCGAGGCCTTGGTGCGGGTGCGCAGGCGCTGGGCTTCGCGCAGCAGGTAAAACAGCTTGAGCTGCTCCAGGTCGAACCGGGTTTTGAGAAAGTTGTACTCGGCCACCGGGTTTTCGAGTGACTCCACCGTAATATTCTGCTGCTTGGCCAGAAAGCGCACGTACCCCGATTCGCCGAGCCGGCTGATGGTGGCCGTTTCGGTGGAATCTGTGCCGCGGTTGGAGCCTTCGAATAGCACGACGGTGGGTTTCGTCTCGGCAAAGGCCCGCCTGATCCGGGCGAACTGCGCGTGCGCGGCATCCTGGTAGTGCTCCGCCCCGAAGTAATACACGCGGCAGCCGGCGGGCAACGTGCGCGTGTACGTCCAGACGGGCTTGGCTGGCAGGGGAGTGGCGTAGCCAACTAGCTGCTGGTCGCAGGGACTGGGCGCGGCAGTTTGGGCCAGCGCCGGGGCGGCGGCTAAAGCTGCCAAAAGCAGCCCAATACAATGTTTTATAGCGAGGTAGTAGAAGAGAACAGCGCCGCAAGTTGCGAAAAAGCCGCCCACGCTTCCATCACATAACCGGGTGAGAAGCTGCCCTGCGGCCGCAATAGCGCAAGACCAACCGCGCCGGTGTACCTTGCCGCCACTGCTATGGCTCATTCTGTTTCTGCTCCCATTATCCGTGCCACGGGCCTCACCAAACGCTACGGCTCGCACGCCGTGGTGCAGGATGTATCCTTCGCGTTGCATCCCGGCGAAACACTCGTGCTGCTGGGCCCCAGCGGCTGCGGTAAAACCACCCTGCTGCGCCTGCTCAACCGCCTGGTAGAGCCCGATGCCGGCACGGTGGAAATCAACGGCCATGACGTACGCCGGCAGCAGCCGGAAGAGCTGCGGCGGGGCATCGGCTACGTAATTCAGCAGGTGGGTTTGCTGCCGCACTACTCGGTGGCCGACAACGTGGCCGTGGTGCCGCGCCTGCTCGGCCACGCCCCGGCCGCCATCGAAGCCCGTACCGCCGCCCTGCTCCGCCGCCTGCACCTGCCCCCCGAGCAGTACGCCGCCCGCTTTCCGCACGAGCTGTCGGGCGGGCAACAGCAGCGCGTGGG belongs to Hymenobacter sp. J193 and includes:
- a CDS encoding glucosidase, which produces MTQEQLRLQDTTEHLIPWKKFGPYLTERQWGTVREDYSPDGNAWTYVPHDLARSKAYRWGEEGLGGISDDQQLLCFSVALWNGVDGQLKERLFGLTNGEGNHGEDVKELYYYLDSTPTHSYMKMLYKYPQRKFPYRKLVEANARRTRQEPEYELLDTGVFDKSRYFDVFVDYAKAGPEDLLIKITVHNRGPKRATVQVLPQLWFRNTWSWEYGAPRPHMHQSQPGAVHAEHPLLGHYHLYCENTPRLLFCENDTNGARIHGQPDEGAGRYFKDGINDFVVEGDEDAVNPAQEGTKAAAQYVLSVGSGEARTVRLRLSQPWQDAPFDGFDHLFWTREQEANEFYECLQEALPAQAGPDARNVQRQAFAGMLWSKQYYYYDVSKWLDGDPAGENVSGDHRRRGRNSNWRHLYNADIISMPDKWEYPWYAAWDLAFHCVPLAMVDAEFAKNQLRLLVQDRYMHPSGQLPAYEWNLNDVNPPVHAWATWRVYQMDRKLNDGRGDRAFLESVFHKLALNFTWWVNRKDRDERNIFEGGFLGLDNIGVFDRSAPLPTGGKIEQSDGTSWMAMFALNMMRMALELAKTNPVYQEMAGKFFEHFLYIADAMTRGGDGRFNLWDEEDGFYYDVLHTPDGVRTRLKVRSIVGLIPLFAVEVIDEELLNAMPEFTARARWLIDNRPHLAQLVSRWQEPGKGARHLLGLLRRSRLKRLLARMLDETEFLADYGIRALSRHHLEHPYVFNTPEADFTVQYVPGEAESSMFGGNSNWRGPIWFPINYLIIESLQKYFFYYDNKFKVEYPTGSGNYINLQEVATELAGRLTNLLLKDKNGRRPAFGQDELLQTDPNFKDYLLFHEYFHGDDGHGLGANHQTGWTGLIVRLLQLRTYE